In the genome of Etheostoma cragini isolate CJK2018 chromosome 5, CSU_Ecrag_1.0, whole genome shotgun sequence, the window TTAAATGTGTTACTGATGAATTCACTAGCGCACACGTTTTCAGGGAATTTCTGTCAGCAGTTTCTACAGTACAGTAGGAGAGAGGTGAGGTCTAGATTTGCCACGTGATGGAGGGAACCAGTAAAGAAGTTGAGgaagatagctaaaacatttatgaaatgttaaatttacaCCCTACATGGGCAATTCATCTTGGGAGATACTGTAAACTTCAGggttttttctccattttcttttcctaatgTATAGAGAACATTCAAGAATGTACAGTAGCTAAttgcagtttttctcaattgctaAAACGCTGAATCCTATTGGCTGAAAAAAGCTCAGTTGCCTGAGCTCAGTCAGGTAATTGTGCAGTCTGTTGTCAATACCTTAAACCATGTCACATGGTAAAACACCAATATAAGCCAGTTCAGAGAGCAGACAGGCTGTTGAAGGTGGGAAGGAAAGACAATACAAGAAAAAGTGCTCAATAGATTTGGACTGGTTAAAGAACAATAACTACAGCATCACAAGGACAAAGGATAGGTTAGTGATATGCAGGGTACAGTACTGTAAAAGTAGGGGTacaaggaagaggaagaacaaaaaaactgcaaagaGCTAAGCAGGGGAGTCATTTTTGATAAATTCTTCTACTTAGAATACTTCTATGATAGAACATGTTTCTGTTCATCGAAAGACAAGGATGGAGAAATAGGAAATTTGTTTTGAGATTAAAAAGGTACTTCACACAGCCACACTTTGATCTTGTGTCATTTTAGTCTAGATGCATAAAAAAACCTTTAAGGGTTAAAATCTTCCATCACTAAATAAATATTTCCAATATTTTGTGAAACCATAGCCTTGCATTTTAAGTGGTCACTGATCTACTGCTGTAAGTGAACAGAGACACCATCTGGCAAGTTAAGGGATTGCAATTGACGTGATCTTCATGTAGTCTGCCTCTCAAGACTTTAGGAAATATGCTACAGTATGtctaaatgtatatatttaaaacatttaaggaACACTAAAATCTTAAACTGATCAACTCTTAACCTTTGTAGACACTGTTGGTGGTGACAGTTGAAAAGAAAACTATGAAAGAACAAGCTGcggcatttgttttttatttttatgaatgaataattcattgtaaatgaataattgttctttcttaaaatactaAGTAAAACACAaccatgttaaattcccatagaggcaggcagattttaatttttaaaggacagttatttcatggatgaGGATCccatgcatcctgataaagttcccttggcctttgcaattaaaccccccccccacacacacacacacacatcctcacatacctttcaccatacatagagataggcatggggaactttccataagatcacctctcaatgcaaatcaaaccagctattaagctaactgaaataacaccagaACTTGGTCCAGAATCCAGCTGCCTGCATCACCACTCGACCCCCCTCCGTCCACCACATCTCTCCGGTCCTTCAacagctccactggctcccgGTCCAGTTCAAAGTCCTCCTGTTTGGTCTAAGCCAGGTTAACATGCTTTAGTATTACTGTTCATGGACACCGTGtgcatatattttaaacaaacagcaacacattatttacatatttcatgCTGGGACTGTTTTCTCAATTTTGACccagccaaaataaaaatcattaaagACTGAAAATctgatttctttcattttgtttctttcgCAGTGTGGCTTATTTCCTGACACTATTGAACATCTGCATATATATTTTGACTTTAGAAACATAGCAGACTGAGTAGTAGGCCTACTGCTCATAACTAGTCAGCTGACCTTTTTTAAAACCAGTCGAATGTCTCTTTGAGTGATACAATGTCAACTTCTCCACCACAATAAGAAATGTAGACATCAGCTACAAGACAATGTAAATAAATTCATAGTGACAGGTTGCTAAGgagaaatgaaaattaaatttcagTGCTTAACATAGAATGTAAACGAGACTTAGAAGATCTACCTGTGATCTACCTGGAAAAATCTACCTTTGAGTTACTCAGTGGTAGAGGTTCAGATTGAGGGTTTGAGagccttctttcttcttttagcCAAATCCTGTGATTTAAGATCTCTAAGTGTCCAGCCTGCAgttctccctccatccctcacAGAGAGCAGCTGAGGTGTTTAAACCGACTGGCTCTGGGCACTGCATCATTTTGCAGACAGGCTGTTTTCTTCAGCAAAAAGTCAACAGCACTTACCCTTTTCTACTAGTTCTTCaggttttaaaagatttttgaagatcatttttgggacattttaggccttttactTATTTAGcacagctgaaaacatgaaagtggctagagagagggaatgacatgcagcaaagggccgcaggtcaccATATCAAAGTTTGACCTTAAGTTTAGTAGCCTATTTGTAGTTTCACCATCAATAATGTAAACCaacctttttcacatttattttgaaaagcaagtGTATGTACATTTAACATCTTTTATTTGTTGAATATTCTGACGTCGACACGTTAACAATGTTGCTcacatagactgtaaatatatttatattatattaatattaacggtctgtGGTTGCTCACCGGTCAAAATGTGTGATGCTGTTGATTGGTTGAATCATACCAGTAGATGTCGTACAACGACGTTGTGATTGGCCCACTGACCGGTCAATTATCAAAATGCCGGTACTGGGAGGCGGGGCCTGAGTTAGTTTGCCGCTGTGGTTTTCTTCAAGATGGCGGGGCTGCAGTTGAAGCAGTATGGCGGCGCATGGAgaataaaataatttagaaaGGTAGTCAGATACCCAGTAGGAGACAGCCGTTTCATATTTATCGGTGAGTATTTCTTTAATAAACGGTTGGGCAGGTTGGCCACTTATTTAGCCGCGAAAACCTGTAAGGTTAAAGCCCATTGCCTTGTTTCTTGCTAGCTCATTAGCACGGATGGTAATGTCACCAGGGCCCGCTGTGCGGAGAGCACCGAGCAGACATGCGCTTAAACGAGGCTCTTCCCCATTTATTTTACGATGAATTAGCTTGTTGTTTGAACTTGGATTAACATTAATCATATTCTCAAGCAAAAGGACACATATTGTACGTTGAAGTCTTACAGTTGCACTACCATGACATCTAACGTTACTCCTACTGGTCCTTTCTTTCTAGCTCCCAGAAGAAACCAGTGGAGGATGATCAGTGCCTAGATCCCATATTAAGCTGAATGCATTGTGATTTCCAATAATTGAGACAGTGATTCTGAAAGCTGTCTGCATTAATGAAAAGAACAATGTAGTCAGCTTAGCATTTTCACCTCTGGTACGTGGTCTATACAGGGATGTGCTTCTGCATGCATTCTGGGTTTAGATAAGAAAGTCTCTCAACAGATCAGCTTTTAAGAATAAACACATCGGTCTGTATAAGTTGTAATTCGTTATACAGAGGAAATGGAAATAGATGATGTGCTACCCCCTCTCCCCTTGGAGCCACCTGATGATTTTGGCCAAGATGAGGGCAGGGCACCTCCACCACCTCCCCTGCAAACGTCCAGTGACGCAGAGGTAATGGACGTTAGCTCTGGTGGTGATGGATACACATACACCCCAGGGGACGGGGAAGCCAGCCCACAGCAGGCCCTCAGCAAGGGCTCCATAACTTTCTATAGCCACCTCTCAGATGAGGCCAATGCTATCCCACCATGTCCTAGAACAGCCCGCCATGCTCCCCCAGTCACCGGGTTCCTACCAGACCTAAAGCTCCTTAGAGACGTTAAGATCAGCGTAAGCTTCACTGAAAGCAGCAATAGCAAAGACAGGAAGGTGTTGTACACAGGTGAAGGGCAGGAAGGAGGAAGTGATGACGGTTTAGACGGCGTAAATGGTGAGTTGCACGACTCGACTAATGAGCAGGAAGTAGCCGAGGGTAGCTCTAGAGCAGGAATCCGAGCAGGCAGAAGATCAGAGGAGGCTGAGGTAGACGCGGAAAACAAGGTAGAGTTCGCCGTCCTGGATGAGTTGGATGACTTCTACGAGAACTTCCTGGATGACGACGACGTGGAACATGGTGGCTTTAAGTCCGATGTCATAGTTCAGCAGGAGCAAGCTGATGAGGAGGCCGTAGCTTTCGCCTATGAGGTACGTCTGTTCTTATGTCTGCAGTAACCCTTTGTCATTATAAGCTTTACTCCTGTTTTGCCCTTTACTGTCAAACAGCAAATATGGTAAGCCCAATacagaacatacagtacagtccATACAAGACAGGCCATTATTAACACTGTCGTTAAACACAGCCGCCGATGTCATTTCAATGAGACCACTGCAATGACACAGCAGGGGGTGCAGAcgtggcaacaacaacaaaacaaggttGTCTAGTAAAGGTTGAACGTAGGTCAACTTTAGCACTAATGCAATATCATCCAACACATAGACTGGGCCAGTCCAACTCTCTGTAGAGTACAATGAACAGTGTTATTTAGCTGTTTACCTCATAATAGATAAGAAGGGATCGTCTAGTATGGATTAAGTATAACTAGAACTAAGAAAACTAACTGTTTGACAATTTCTTGATTTTCATTGAGAGCTTTTCTGCATCCAAATGTGTGACTGGTTAAGATCCAATCAAGCTGCGGACATTtagtgatgtgtttgtgtgtgtgtttttgttttttatttctttgtttttttaattactgaaaATGAGAAGTGAGATGCTGGAAGAGGTTAGTGccatttttaatttctctcatagaaataaaaaaggagggaTCAAAACTGCTAATGTCATTTCATTTGTAGTAGTTGATTTAAGATTCAATATGGTCTGTTTGTAAATTCAGAAGAATTTAGCTTTTATGCTTCAACGTGGCACTGATGTTTTCCCCTATATGCgtggtttgttgttttctccGATTCACCTCATTGCGTCACATCAGACAAAACTCCCTCAAACTGGTgacccctccttctctcccggCCTTAACCGTTGACTCTTCCAGGAGGAGTTTGACAATGATGTCGATGCTCTGCTGGAGGAGGGCATGCCAGTCCCAAAAAAGATGCGTCCGGCAGAGGACAAATTTGGCGGGGACAGTGATCATCAGTCAGATGGTGAAGGAGGTGTTCATCCCATGATGACCAAAATTAAGACTGTCCTGAAGAGTGAGTGGGGGATCTGTTTTAGGGTTGGGTTCTGTCAGGGCATTATGGAATGTGGTTTTAGTACCATAGGGCACAACATGATATGATATTCTAAACTGTATATGCTAGATGGTAAATCTGTAAGtgaattatacaaaatattggATGGCATTGGgtttatatattttagtgtTATGTCATACATGTGTGCTGCTATAGATTACAATACAGGGTTTACCCGGGAAAGTGGTTAGTGTAAGAACTGCACCACTAAAAATGGACAACCAAGTAACCCCCCtttctgtgttgtagtgttttgaaatagtatcaCAATCGGAAATGACACGCTGATTGGCACCTTTTGACAAATGCACACTGGTGTTGGTCAGGTGGTGAGATGTAAAACACTACATGCAAGGACTCACTAAACTAATCAGGTTTGAAACGAGTAAACTCTTGAGtctgaaaactaaaaattgtttttaaatagtttagaaATGAGTGtccaaattgtattttgttaGTTCACTATGTCTAAACAAACTCATTATTCAAAACTATGCAAATCAGGTATCAAATAATTGTTTAAGGTGTGTAtgaccatagaaataaaatgggcGGGCATTTAACTTCCAAAGTTAGTAAAGTAAACGACGACATGTTATAAGGCCTAATCCCACAAGCTGGATGAAGAGGAAGTGTGGTGGTGAATTTAAATCTGTTCAGTAATGGTTCACCTGCATGTTTGGTCCTAACCTCACTCAGTCCACTTCATTTTCATACGTTAACCCAGTTTATGTTAAAACTTGAATCCAAGCCTGAGGTTAATCATAGTGCAATGTGAATATCTCTGAAATAGTTGTCACACAATCAGGAGTTTGTGGTAATgcacaaaagtcaaaaatgttctCTACATAAAGTAATACTGTAGTAATTATTGCCTGCATTTANNNNNNNNNNNNNNccccccccccccccccccccctcttccctTATGCCAGGTCGTGGCCGTCCACCTACTGAGCCTCTACCTGATGGATGGATCATGACATTCCATAACTCGGGCATTCCAGTCTACCTGCACAGAGAGACCAGGGTGGTTACCTGGTCCAGACCCTACTTCCTTGGGACGGGCAGTATAAGGGTAAGATACAACACAGTGGCTAAGTAACTTGTCACACTGATAGGAACTAGGGCTGTCAGTCTCCCTTTATAATACCATTCAATATTTAATGCTCAAATGCAACCTGGTATAAATGTGTATTACACTGCATTGTCAATGCCACTATGAGCACATGGCTGTTGTTACATGTTCTGTCTACAAGAGGGATGTCCAACATCAGGGGTCCTTTAATTATATAGTgaatagacatgaaagggggagagagctgacggatgacacgcagcaaagggcagctGCAGTACTACACAGTCAGCCTACACAGAgcaaacgctcttactgggtgagctaaaAAATCACATTCGAatagtaatttcagcatttgAAGAGTACTGATTTTGTTTTCGTTCCAACAGCCCTAATGTGAGCCGGTTAGGGTCAATCAGTGTTGAGCATCCTCACAATAACACAATCTGCCACTGATAGCCTCCTGTCTGTTCAAGTCTCTTATCTATTCATTCCatttcaaaaactttttttaaggtCATGGAAATATTCCAGCTTGGATCTTGAAAGTCTGACTGAAGTCAGCTGTGGTGTCACAGTGATAATACTGTTAACCTTTTATGACGACTCTTGGCCTTCCTTTTTGACACAGAAACATGACCCTCCTACCAGCAGCATTCCTTGCCTACACTACAAGAAAATGAAGGATGTTGAGGAGAAGGAGCTGAATGGGGAGGTGGCTCTTAATGACGTGGAGCCTCCTGTTAAGCTTTCCGATGAGGTGAATGGTGAACAGAGTGCAGGCCCGTCAGATGCTCCAGCTGAGGAGCAGGACGATGTTCCTCCCTCCAGTATGACAGACGGCGACCCAGATGTAGAGGCTACCACTAATAACAGCCTGCAGGTTAAAACGCTTGGTGACTTTGCCCACGGAGCCTTAGGACAAGTTAAGGCCAAGGTGGAGGTGTGCAAGGACGAGTCCATAggtaatgactttttttagtgGCACATTTCCAATAACGGACTTCTGAAAGATTATTATTAAGTTTTTGCTTCCGTTTGAACTCAAGTGATCTAACTTGATAAAACCTCCTCACAGAACTTGAAGAGTTTCGTCTGTACCTGGAAAAATGCTTTGACTTTGAACAAGTCACAGTAAAAAAGTTTCGTACGTGGGCTGAGCGGAGGCAGTTCAACAGAGACATGAAGAGGAAGCAGGCGGAGTCGGAGAGACCGATCCTGCCCGCCAACCAGAAACTCATCACACTGTCGGTCCAAGATGCACCAACTAAGAAAGGTAACAATTCTATACATTCATACTTTGTGAatttaatacaactttttaagaAGAAGTGTTACTTTTTTATCGTTTACCAATGaaaccataaaataaaataaaaatgcttttttcttGTACTGTAGAGTGTTCTGTGTAGCCTATGGGTTATTCTTTATGtataaaggacaacacacattaatttccatttcattacattaaatgtgccagtgttaacTGTAGTCCTTTGGACAGATGATTTTAGACCAGAGCAACAGGAAACCGCAAGACATCAGTACAGGTTAAACTATACAGACAGAAATCAACAAGACCCCATACAAACATCTAGAGCAACAAACCGGCTTCCTCAGTCAGCCACGCAGGGCTGCAGGAAGGAGCAAGACATTAGCACAGTAACACAGCAGCAGAATCCCCCTTCAGTCTAAGAAGCATCAAAACACAGCCGAGCAGCACAGACCCGAGCCATCTGCTTACACCGTTCAACCATGCAAAACACTAACGGGTATTAAGAACAAAggagacacaacaacaaattgGAATGATTTTAGCTAGGAGAGCAGCGGGAAAGCAACGAGCGCTCCTGACAATACTgactgacaacaacaacaacaacaacaacaacaacaacaagcaaaAAGGGACTTCTTGGCTCAGCCATTATATTAGATTAGActaaactttattgtcattgtgcaaagtacaagtacaaagacaataaatgcagtttgaatccaaccagaagtgcaaaaaaagtagtaaaagtgCAATGTGACATTCAAGTATAGACAGGTGTCGCATAGGCAGGACAATAAATATGGCTATTTAGAATGAACAGTGTGTGAACAACTCGTACAGATATGTGAAATGTAGTAGCAGTGACATTAAATAGTAAGAATAATATAGATACATGCAGTgtattagctgtgtgtgtgtgtgtgtgtgtgtgtgtatgtgtgtgtgtgtgtgtgtatatatatacatatatgtatatatatatatatatatatatatatatatatatctatcatataatcattGTTAAAGCTGCTGtccttttttaagtttgtttgatgcattttaattctttctGTTTTAACAGAATTTGTCATCAACCCTAATGGGAAATCTGAAGTTTGCATCTTACATGAATATATGCAGCGTGTCCTAAAAGTTCGACCTGTTTACAACTTTTTTGAATGTGGTAAGTTCTTTTTTGCAAGTGTCCTTAGGGAATGGAGGTGTATACAGTCCTATGCCCTTCTTGCCTTATCAGGATTTAAAGAGTTGGCAGGTACACATAGTGATGTGTAAATCTACtctactgtacacacatttttattagcCCCTTTATAGTCCCAGAAATGTGCACACAGCTACTGCTATTACGTATGAATGAACGTCGTTGAATGTTACTTGATATCAAACCAAACTGACTGTGTTTCCCCCCCACAGAGAATCCAAGTGAACCCTTTGGAGCATCAGTCGTTATAGATGGAGTAACGTACGGCACAGGAACCGCAAGCAGTAAAAAACTTGCTAAGAATAAAGCTGGTAATTccttttatttacagtacttggCATTGTGATAGGCTGGTTATATTAGCTTGTTTAGTACTGTCAGTGGGTGAAGATACTGGGTTTGCTTATGGAGACATTTTGAATCCCcattattgtaaatattttgttacaATTGTCTTAAATGTACAGCAGTTAAATCAGTTTTAAGGGCTTTTCACACAGAACCATCTTGGTCCTGGTGTACAAtaatcaaactgtattttacACATGTTGTAGGTGGATGACACGCCAAATGAATCCGCTGACATACCACATGCTTACTGTTATCCAGTTTGGTGTTGCCACCAGAGTGCCTATAAATGGAAGACAGAGTTGTTCCCATCCACTTAATTTCCTATCACAACAGTCACTCACCTTTGTCGCACCTTCTGCAATAAAGACTAAAATACACTTACTATACACAGTAGATAATTGCATGGGTATATTTGCATGTTGTAATATGTCACTTCTTTTGCTTTCACTGGTAATTTGGTGTAAACTTCAGCTCGAGCCACACTGGAAATCCTCATCCCCGACTTTGTGAAGCAGACCTCTGAGGAGAAGCCTGTTGAGGGTGATGAACTGGAggtacttattttttattttttcctattgTTGACGTTGgaattttttacagtaaagtggaATGGAGTAAGCTAAAGGTTGTTAACATTGAAGGCAAGAAACATGATTTTGAGAAGAATTGTACAATACAATAGGAGGTAACACAACAATGGTAACTGTACTCTGCTCCACAGTATTTCAATCATATCAATATAGAAGACTCAAGAGTGTATGAGCTGACCAACAAAGCAGGACTACTTTCGCCATATCAGATTCTTCATGAGTGCCTTAAAAGGTAAGAAGTTATGCATTATGccaacacacaaatacatttttatgaatatttttggttgtcttatttttttcattttttttttttttttttaagattatatcTATAATGCAGTTTAGTCtgatacagtacattacaatgGAACACAGTTCATTGCATTGAACACAAGTGGCATATTGTGATATATGTTAATTGAAACATAGTAATATCATTAGGGCTTTAGTCAACCAAAAGAAAACCTTGGTCGACTGAAGTTCTACCTACTCTTCAACCAATCGATTGGTCGATGGAGAAATAAAGATCTGCATGTTATGTAGATGAACTAAATCGACTACAGTGCACTCTACCTGCAAATGGCGTGTTTCCACCAAAGGGTCTTTCCTGACACCAGGGTATTTTTTGAATCCTTTGCAATAACACTTTCACTGTTTTTATCATACATAgatattattttactttatttcttcCTTGTAGAAACCATGGAATGGGAGATACTAGCATTAAATTTGAGGTGATCCCTGGGAAAAACCAGAAGAGTGAATATGTGATGACGTGTGGGAAGCACACCGTGCGTGGCTGGTGTAAGTAGACCCTAATCCTCATCCACCCACATAGTGACCCAGTCAACCAGTACAACAAACCAGTAACATGCAAGCAGCTTTCAGTGACATGTTTCGTCCCTTTGTCCCCAGGCAAGAACAAGAGGGTTGGCAAACAACTAGCATCTCAGAAGATCTTACAGATGCTTCATCCCCACGTCAAGAACTGGGGTTCACTGCTGCGCATGTACGGCAGAGACAGCAATAAGATGGTCAAGAAGGTGAGTACTCTCTTAAACCACAGAGGTTACTCACTTAACACTTAAAACTAATTTGCCATCCTGGTTGGCACATGcataaatgtattaatatgaattaaatatagaaattaataaatagaaaacagctgtttaacaataaggaagaaaaagagggcTGGAGAGGTTTACTGTAAAGCTCATGGAACACTTTGGAAAAGTCTTTCTGTTTTGTGGACCATTACCATATAATATCTTATCTTTCggatcttaaaggtcccatggcatgcaAATGTCacgttttgagtttttttaacattaatatgagctcccccagcctgcctaagGTTCCCCAgaggctagaaatggtgataggtgtaaaccgagtgTTAGAGACCACTAATGTCtaaataaaagacttcagatacagtattaggggaccactaaggtctatataaaagagaattcagatacagtattaggggaccactaaggtctatgttaaagagacttcagatacagtattaggggaccactaaggtctatataaagagacttcagatacagtattaggggaccactaaggtctatataaaagagacttcagatacagtattagggaccactaaggtctatataaaagagacttcagatacagtattaggggaccactaaggtctatgttaaagagacttcagatacagtactagggaccactaaggtctatttaaaagcagCAAGTCATAGGACCTTTTAAGAGGATAAGAGATGTGGTTATGAGGATTTTGTCTGCTACCTCACATAGTAATGCCTGCCAATACTGTCAACAGTCAAACCCTcatagcaattaaaatgtctttttttagaataaaactCTTGAGTAAGCAGTAATCGGGCTATGATAACTTCTCTACCTGCCACAGCAGAGAACCACCAGGGAAATGTGAATGGTGATatgctataaataaagttgattcAATATGCAAGCACTTCTCTGTGATTACTTTCATAAACATATGATCTTTTGCAGGAGAGCTCTGACAAGAGTGTGATTGAGCTCCAGCAGTTTGCCAAAAAGAACAAGCCAAACCTTCATATTTTGAACAAACTGCAAGAGGAAATGAGGAAACTAGCCACACAGAGGGTGAGAAGTCTTCTTTCTATGTAGCATGCAGGACATGTATTTTCAATGCCATTTTAATCGTAACCAGTGTTAAACATGGATCCTCTCTTCCACAACTCCTAGCCCAATTTTCTATGGCTGATTAAGCTTTC includes:
- the dgcr8 gene encoding microprocessor complex subunit DGCR8, producing MEIDDVLPPLPLEPPDDFGQDEGRAPPPPPLQTSSDAEVMDVSSGGDGYTYTPGDGEASPQQALSKGSITFYSHLSDEANAIPPCPRTARHAPPVTGFLPDLKLLRDVKISVSFTESSNSKDRKVLYTGEGQEGGSDDGLDGVNGELHDSTNEQEVAEGSSRAGIRAGRRSEEAEVDAENKVEFAVLDELDDFYENFLDDDDVEHGGFKSDVIVQQEQADEEAVAFAYEEEFDNDVDALLEEGMPVPKKMRPAEDKFGGDSDHQSDGEGGVHPMMTKIKTVLKSRGRPPTEPLPDGWIMTFHNSGIPVYLHRETRVVTWSRPYFLGTGSIRKHDPPTSSIPCLHYKKMKDVEEKELNGEVALNDVEPPVKLSDEVNGEQSAGPSDAPAEEQDDVPPSSMTDGDPDVEATTNNSLQVKTLGDFAHGALGQVKAKVEVCKDESIELEEFRLYLEKCFDFEQVTVKKFRTWAERRQFNRDMKRKQAESERPILPANQKLITLSVQDAPTKKEFVINPNGKSEVCILHEYMQRVLKVRPVYNFFECENPSEPFGASVVIDGVTYGTGTASSKKLAKNKAARATLEILIPDFVKQTSEEKPVEGDELEYFNHINIEDSRVYELTNKAGLLSPYQILHECLKRNHGMGDTSIKFEVIPGKNQKSEYVMTCGKHTVRGWCKNKRVGKQLASQKILQMLHPHVKNWGSLLRMYGRDSNKMVKKESSDKSVIELQQFAKKNKPNLHILNKLQEEMRKLATQREETRKKPKMTIMESAQPGSEPLCTVDV